ATCCAGGTTAAAAACTGTACCCTAACCTGAACTTGATCGGGTCGGTACGAGGGATCTGCTGATTGGCCAGAAAATCATACAACAGGATGATATTCCCTTTCAGCTTATTATTGATCTTGTATTTTTTGCTGATACCGAGCAGGGCGCTACGGCTCCACATCGTTACATTCGACAACTGCCGCATATTCTCGAACGGCGTATTATAGTTGAACTCGAAACCTCCATTCACAAAAAAAGTACCTTTCAGCTTGTAATCGGCAAAAGACCGCAACCCCACACCCTGATGGGATATACGGATATTATCAAATCCGGTGCCCAGGCCCAGCTTATAAGCGGCACCAAGACCAACGCTACCGTTCTTGTCGAATTTATAGGCAGCCTGCCCTCCTATGTCCCCCGTTGTAGGAAAGAACTGGGAAGACCGTTGAAATTGCACATTTGTGCCAAACTCCAGCCGTTGCAGAAAGCTTTTTGTCTTCATTTCCTTCGGCTTAAAATCGGGCATATCACCGGCATTGTCCAGATCCGGGAAGTTCTTTTTCAACTCCTCGAACTGTGAACGGGCGGCTTCCATCTGCTGGGCAATAGCCTGCCGCGCATTAGGGCCTCCACTGCCCAGTCTTTGCTGCAGCATCTGGTCCACCTGCGCCCGGGTTTGCAGTCCCTCCAGGCTTTGTTCCAGGTTTGCCCCGTTGCCGGAGGAAAGATTAAAAAGACTGGCCAGCTGGGAGTTCCGGCTGATAAAATCCTTATATGCCGGTACTTTCTTCAGCAATTCCATGGCCTTGGCCTCGGCTTTCTTTTTATCCTTGAATACGGATTTATATTCGTTGATCTGCTGGGCGTAGTAATAGGCTTCCTTGTTGATCTTCTGCAGATCCTTTGTCATATTCGTGTACTGGCTTAGCTGTGCCTTTAGCTGCTGCTTTCGCTCCCGGATATAGTTCTTCACCTGCTCCGCCTGCTGCAGTTTTGATTGCAGCTGCTTTACGCTTTCCATCGACTTGCCGAGCTTGCCTTGTATGTCCTTCGTTTTGCCCAGCAATTCCTTCGATTCTTTCAGAAAGCCCAAAGAGTTTTGCAAGGTATCCAGGTACCCGAAATATTGTCCGCCCAGAACCTTTTGATATTTGTCTGTTTTGCCCTTGAGCTTTGATTTGAGGTTCCCCAATGAGTCAATCGATCGCGTGAAGATATTCTTTGCCGCCAGCGAATCTACTTTAGCCAGTTTGCTTTGCAACTTTTTCTCCTGTTTGAGCATGCGGTCCAGCGCTTTGGCAGTCCGTTTATCCAGTTGCTGCTCAAAATGCCGGGTCTTCTGACCAACCTGGGCGATGTATTTTTCCGGAACCTGCTGTACGCGGGCTACAATGCTATCCTGTGCAAAACCGGGGATGGATAATGCAAACAAAAGGAAGAAGGTTAAAAACGGGTTACGGGTCATTTATTCAGGTATAGATCAGATAATTGATACTAAAAATAGACAAATATTCAGAATATCCTATTCCTCCATTACCTTTTTCTTCTCTTTACCTTTCATCTTGCGGATCACTTTATCTTCATGGATCATATCCAGGTACATCAGGCCGTTGATATGGTGCAAGGTGCAGGACAAATAATAGCTGCAATTTTCGCCGATGATATAATCCAGCGTCATGGTATCCTTGGCAAGGCGCAGTTTCTTCTGCGGCTCTCCGAACAGTGCAGCCAGATCCCTTTCCGTGCAAGAACGTTTTAAGGGAAGCTGCAGCACACTCAGCGCTTTTTCCGCCAGCCCTGCGTCGTCTTTTGTAAAATCAAGGGAAATCGCTCTCGTTTCATCAGGATTGGAGATCAGCCGGAGACAGGTGTTAAAACCGGAAAGCTCCCCTATCCATTGCTCACCCATAAACTCGTAGTTATCGATCTCCCTGATATCGGCACCGGCGTAAAAATCGCTTAGCCGGATGTGATGAAAATCCTGGTACGTGATAATGTCCATAGTATAGTAACTTGATATTGTTTAATAATCGGCGCACTGAAGCCATGGAGAGCTGCCGCGGAAATGGAATATCAGGGATGCATCCAGGGTTTTGAGCCGCATAGGTTTTCTCGGTCTTTCAATAACCGTAACATAAATATATGGCTATTTCTTACATTTTCTAATGCGTGGGGAAAATAATGGGTATGAAGGAGTTATAGGAATTTCCCGACTATGCATTTCAATAATTTATTATAAAAATAAATAATTCATAATGATGTAAATTTCAAATCATCAGTGTATATCTTTTGAAATACAAATGCCCGAACTTTCGCCCGGGCATTCAAATATCATAAGAAAAACCTAAAACCCATCTCCCCCCATCTCTCCTTCTCCTCCACTATCCCCACCTCGCTTCCGCTTGAATATATTCGTATCCATCTTCCCGAACCTCCAGCTCACATTCAGCCGCAACTCCCGCGAAACACGCTTCCGGTAACGCTCGGATTCTGAAAACGTAGTACGCGTATAACTCAGGTCCCGGTCCCAGTTAAAGATATCATTCAGCCCCAGCGACACGGAAAAGTTCTTTTTTTCAAAGAAATCCTTCTTGATAGCAACATCGATCTGGTATTCCGGTGCATCCTCTCCCTGCGGCTCAATACGCTTTGACTCATATTCTCCGGTTACCTGCAGCGTGAGGTTCCACGGCAGCTTCGTATTGCTGTTGATCTTGCCGAACCATACAAAACCCGCATTGCTCAGGTCTTCCGCATCGATCTTCGTTTGCGCGAAATTCACGTTCGTGGTTACATCCCAGTTCTTCGTCAGCTGGTTCCGCATGGTCACTTCCAGACCATAGGAATTACGAACGGATGCATTGATCGGGTATCTCAATACCACATTACGTTCCTGACCATCGAGATTCAATACCGTATCTACAAAAAAGTCAGTAATGGCATTAGGTGTGTTACGGTAATAAATGGATGCCAGTACACTGTGCTTGCGTTCGAAGTCCTTCAGATAAGACAATTCAAAGGAATTGGTGAACTCGGGCTGCAGCGTAGGGTTACCGCGACTGGCTGAATTCGCATTGTATTCGATGTTCGGCAGCAGGTCCCGGAACCAGGGGCGGCGGATACGGCGGCTGTAATTCAGCTGCAGCTCATGATCGCCTTTGAATTTCTGGGTCAGAAAGATGCTGGGGAACAGGCTGATCGGATAATCTATCTTGTAATTGGCGTCTTTCACATTACGCAGTTCACCACTGTAGAATGACTGCTCCGCACGCAAACCGGTCTGGAAACCAAAGTTCCCGAACGCCCCGGTATAACTGAGGTATGCTGCGTTGATCTGCTCCGTATAGTGGTAGTCGTTAGACAATGCCGAATCATACAAAAAAGCCCCGCTGTCGAAATCCCGGCCATAAGTACTGAGCACATTATTGAAGGTGCGGGAGTTCGTCCGCAGGCCGGCTTCTATCTTGGATTTTTCGGTAAGCGGGTTAACGAAATCGATCTGGCCGGTGTAGTATGACGTATTACCGTTCCCGTTAGCATAGCGCAGCTCGGGCTGTATCGGCGAGCTGATCGGCTGGTGCTGCATATCGAAGTATTGCAGATTATAATCATCCCGGTTCTCGCTATTGGCGCGGTTATAGGTAAAGTCGGCCGTCAGTTCCCGCCCTTCTTTTGAAAACGTGCGCTTATACCCCACCTGCGTGCTGTAGTTGCGGAACTGGCGTTTGCTATCGTTCCGCCCCTCGGCGTATCTTACACGGTTCTGATGCTCGTCCAGTTCGTAGATCGTTTGTGCGTTAAGGTTATTAAAGTCTCCGGCGGTGATCCCCTGCGACAGCGTAACGGTATTCCGGTTATCGATAAACCAGTCGAACCCGATGCGCCCGGACTGGAACTTGCGGCCAAACTCACCATCCTGGTACTGGTCCATATAAGTGGTGGTGTCGTCAGACAGGTTCTTACGGAACATATTGGATGTCATGGGCGATCTCCGGTCGCGGAGATTATAATTCATGAAAAGATTGATCTTGCCTTCGCGGACACTGAGGTCTACTCCTGCATTGGAGCTCCTGGTGGTGGAAATACCGGCATTGACGAGGCCGTTGACGCCTGTTTTGCGATTCTTCTTCAGCACAATGTTCAGGATACCGCTCATCCCTTCTGCATCATATTTCGCAGACGGGTTGGTCACCACCTCCACGGAAGCAATAGCGTCCGCAGGTATCTGGTCCAGCGTAAGTGTGCTTGGGCGGCCATCGATAAAAATAGTGGGACTGCCGTTCCGCACGGAAACATTCCCGTCGATATCCACATTAACGGACGGCACCTGGCGCAAAACGTCGGTAGCCGTTCCCCCGATACTTGCGAGGTTCTTGTCCACATTGAACACCCGCTTATCGATCTCCATGGTAAAGGCCGGCTTTTCTCCTACCACCTCTACCGTTTCAAGCGCGGTAGCCGAGGTTTTCAGTCTGATATTGCCCACATCTGTGGAGCGTTTTACAGACACTGCCTGGAAATACGTTTCATAGCCGATGAAATATATTTTCAGGATGTAGTTACCCGGTTTAAGTTGGCGAAAATCGAAATCCCCGTTGGGTTTGGACAGCATTCCCGTCAAAACCACCGAGTCCGGATTCAGTAAAGCAACAGATGCATATTCTACAGGTTTCCCCGTCCGGTCGTCCAATAATTTCCCTAACAATTCAGCCTGGGCCTCTCCTTGTTGTGCCTTGATGTGGATACTGATTCCCATGATCCATCCCAGCAGCAAAATGACAATTTTCCTCATGTTAACTTTTACACAAATTGATATACGATGCGGTTAAAAGTAAGCATTAATGCTACAGCGTGTAATAATAAATGGATGGATGGTTAAACGGCTGCTATAATAACAATTTAATACCCGGGAAGGTTACTGCTGAAAGCCAAAAAACCTTAAATTGCCTTGCTATTTTAAATGCTATACCCATGAAAACAGTACTTGCTATTTTATCAGCCGCATTGCTGATGCAAACGGCTGCGGCACAAGATCCCGTGTATGACAAAAACACAGATACCAGTTCCCCCCGGAAAACGGTCAGCCTGAAGAAATACGGTTATAACGATCCCCGCCTGGAAAAGGTCACTGCTATTGAAGTTTTGCCCGTCCAGTGGGACACAACAAGACTGGGATTTGTACAGGTAGGCCTCGCCAACAAAAAAATAGAGGCGAGACCCGCGACTTCCCACCGGCATTTCCTGCAGGATTACATTAACAACCAGTATGGAACGCAGCTGAAACCCGGTGGTGCCCATCTGTTATGGGCCGTAAAGGATCTCCGGATCAATGAAAAAACATTTGCCATGAATGAAAGGGGCTATGCCAGGCTGAAAGCGGATGCTTATATCTCTGCAGACGGGCAGCAATACACCCTGATCGCGGCGTTCGACACCATAGTAATGCGAAATGGCATGGAGGTCACCTCCCGGCATGATGAAAATATTGCCCGGGTGATCCATTTGCTGTTGAAAACCTCGCTGGATGAAGGATTGCCCCTGCTTGAGACAACCATTGCCTCCCTTCCGAAAGAAGCCGTGATCTCCTCCCAGTTGTCCGCCCTCCGGATGCCCATCCTGGAAGATCAGTTTTATATGGAAGGGGTTTATATGTCCTACGAGGAATTCAAGGCCAACAAACCGTCCATCACGGCCTTCCACGCGGAAAAGACTAAAAAGGAATTCTCCCTGTACACCCTGGATGACCAAAACAACAAAGTCCCCATTAACAACGCCTGGGGCTTCTGCACCAAGGCCGAACTGTACAAGATCGATAACAACAACATCGTTCCCCTGGAAAAAAGCGGGAACGGGTTTATCATCTCCAAATACCTCGAAGACGCCCAACGCCGTAATAAAGCCATATTCATGAACGCTGTGTTCGGAGGCGTCACCGGCGCTGCTATTGCTGCCGGCGCCACACAGGTCTACCTCGTACGGTCCGTCCCCTATATCACCAAACAACAGCCGGAAGCTACCGCGCTGGACATGCTGACGGGAGAATTGACGCTCTAGTAAATCTCCCGGGCAAAACCGGCCAACAGGCCACATCAACCAATGACCTCCGCCCCGGATAACCGGCAATTCACCGGATGCCGGAAATACACCGGGCCTTATAAAAGGAAAAGGATGAACGGAAAGCGGCCCCGGGCAGACGTTTGCGCCAGCTTTTACCGGTAACGGAAAATAGTATCGACCGGTAAGAAAAAAACATCACTATCTATCCAGATAAAAATAAATTTGCAAATACTGAACACTGTTCATTATATTTGCTGCGTAAACATTTTAACATGGGCATTTCTGACAGAAAGGAAAGAGAGAAACAGGAAATGAAGCGCCTGATCATTGACGCTTCCATGCGCATGTTCCTCGAAGAGGGATATGAGAAGACCTCCATCCGCAATATCGCGGACAAGATCGAGTACAGTCCGGGTACGATATACCTGTATTATAAAGATAAAGACGAGCTCCTGCACGAAGTGCAAAAGGAAGCATTCGACAGGCTGCACCAGAATTTGCTGGAAAAAGCGCCCAGCAAAAGCCCCTGGAAACGCCTGGAACAGATCACTACGGCCTATCTCGAATTCGGGCATGCGCAACCGGACCTGTACGACCTCATGTTCATCATCCGGGCGCCGATGAATAAAGCGGAAGAAAGCGGCTGGAAGAACGGGAAAGCCTGCTTCAGCTACCTGCTGGACTGTGTGCAGGAATGCATCGATAAAAAACTCCTCCGCTTCTCCGATCCGGGCATCGCAGCTCTCTCCATCTGGTCCATGTGCCATGGCCTGGTATCACTGAACGTACGGTGCCGGATGAAAGTAATGGAACAGGATGAAGCGGCTGTCATCAAAATGATAGCACTGGCTGTGCAGGAATACCTGCGGTTCATCAAAGCATAAAACAACTGACAACCACGGATACACGTTTCCCTGGTTGTTTTTTTTGATCTTGTTACTAAACAATGTTCATTATGTTATCAAGGATTATTATTCTATTAGTGTTTACAAACATCACCCTGTATAGTCAGGCGCAGCCTTCGCAGCTGGATGGGTATATACAGGAGGCCTTCGCCCGAAACCAGGCCATCCGGCGCCAGCACTTCCAGTTGGACAAAAGCATGTATGCCCTGAAAGAAGCCAGGGCCTTTTTTCTGCCGCAGGCCGGTTTTGCGGCCAGCTACACCAAGGCCGGCGGCGGCAGAACAATTGACATTCCGATAGGCGACCTGATGAACCCGGTATATTCCACGCTGAACGAGTTGACCAACAGCCATCAGTTCCCGCAGCTGGATAACCAGGCCATCCAGCTTACGCCGGACAATTTTTATGATGCGAGACTGCGCACTTCCCTCCCGCTGATCAATACCGAAATATGGTACGCCAAAAAGATCCGGCAGGAAGATATCACCCGGCAGCAAGCCGTTCTCAATGTGTACAAACGCCAGCTGGTAAAAGATGTTAAAACAGCCTACTACCAGTACTATCAGGCGTCGCAGGCCGTGGAGATCTATATCGCCGCCCTTGAACTGGTGCAGGAGAATATCCGGGTCAACAACAGCATGCTGAAGAACGGCATCCGCAACAGTACTTCCCTTACCCGTGCCCAGGCGGAAGCCGAGCGTACGGATGCCTTGCTGACACAGGCCAGGAACGGACAGAAAAACGCAAAGGCATGGTTCAACTTCCTGCTGAACCGTCCGGCGGAAGACAGCATTCAGACAGACAACCTGGCAATTGGTGATCCGCAGATGGTCACCCCAACGGATATACGCTACCGCGAAGAGCTGGTGCAACTGGAAAAGACCCGCAACATGGCCATGCTGCAGCAAAAAATGCAGCATGCGGCTTTCGTTCCCAAGGTCAATACTTTCCTCGATCTCGGCTCCCAGGGATTCAACTTTGCATTCAACAACAATACCCGGTACTACATCTGGGGACTTAACCTGCAATGGGACCTGTTTACCGGCGGGCAGCGCCGCTACCGTACACTGCAGGCTGCCGCAGATGTTTCTATGGCGCAAACAGCATACGACGAGCACATGCAGGCTATGATGCTGGAACTTACCCGTGCCGTTAACGACCATCACACGGCCCGGGCAGCATTTTCCAGCGCCCGGACACAGCTGCAGCTTTCCGAAAAGTACTACCGCGACCAGCTGAAGGTGTACAAAGAAGGACAGCTCCTGTACATCGAACTGCTGGATGCCCAGAACCAGCTGACCAATGCCCGCCTGCAACTGGCGCAGGCTTATGCGGCAGCACAGGTTTCCGCAGCGGAAGTTGAACGCGCCCAGGCCGGATACCCGTTAGCGAACACCCGATAATGCACATGGCAATCATCAAACGAAGTTCGATGATACCCGTAACAAAATAATTATGTCGCCATCAAACGAAGTTCGATGACACCCGTAACAAAATAATTATGCCGTCATCAAACGAAGTTCGATGACACCCGTAACAAAATAATTAAGTGGTCATCAAAGATTTCACCTACCCGTAAAGCATAAACTTCAACATATGAAAACGAACTTCTTCCACATTCCCATGCTGCTCCTGGCCCTGCCCGTGCTGATCAGCGCCTGCGGCTCCGGTTCCGCCGCATCGAAAATACCGGCACAGGCCGCAATCCCCGTAAAACTCCTGCCGCTGAACACCGGCGCAGCACAGGCCGCAATCCCGGTATCAGGCACTTTTACAACAGATGATGAAGTGCTGCTGTCCTTCAAAACCGGCGGCATCATCCAGCGCATCCTGGTCAAGGAAGGCGATGCCATCAGGCAGGGACAGACCGTGGCCGTCCTCAATCCTGTTGAGATAGATGCCCAGGTGCAGCAGGCACAACTGGCCTTTGAAAAAGCGCAGCGGGACCATCAGCGCGCAACCAATCTGTATAACGACAGCGTAGCCACGCTGGAACAGTTGCAAAACGCCCGGACCGCCAAAGAAATCGCCCATCAGCAGTTGCGCACCGCGCAATTTAACCGCAACCATAGCGTCATCACTGCTCCCCGGAATGGCTACGTGCTAAGAAAACTTGCCGCGGAAGGGCAACTGGTACAACCGGGCACACCGGTACTCCAAACCAATGGCGCCGGAGCCGGCAACTGGATGTTGCGCGCCAGTGTAAGCAACACGGAATGGGCCGCCATCCGGTTGCAGGATACGGCATCGGTGGAAGTGGAATCTGCACCCGGACGAACCTTCAGCGGCAGGGTCTCCCGGCGGTCCGAAGGAACAGACCCGGCCACCGGCGCTTTTACCATCGATATCAAACTGGATGGTACAAAACCCGCCAACATAGCCTACGGCTTGTTCGGCAAAGCGGTGATAAACTCCCGCAATACTTCCGCCGCAGGAACATGGCGGATCCCTTATGATGCCCTGCTGGATGGTGACAGCGGATCGGGCTACGTATTCGTCACCAATGACGGTAAAACGGCGCGGAAAGTAAAAGTAACTGTAGCGGGAATGGAGAAAGATAAAGTCATCATCAGCCAGGGCCTCGAAGATGCCGGCCGGCTGATCATCTCCGGAAGCGCCTATCTGACGGATGGCAGCAGCATCCGCGTGATGCCAGACAGCAGCATTCCTTCAACCGGTAAACAACAAGCACCACTCCATCCCTAAAACCTGCCAGATGAAAATTTCAGCATACGCCGTAAAGAACTACCAGTTCACCCTGGTGATCTTTATCATGATCATTGCACTGGGCATCACCACCATCCTCAATATGCCCCGCTCGGAAGACCCGGAAATGCATGCGCCCACCTATACGGTGATCGCGGTCTATCCCGGCACCAGCCCGAAAGATATGGAAGAGCTCATTGTAGACCCGCTCGAAAAAGAGATCTTCGGCCTGGAAAATATCCTGCGCATCCGCACCCAGATCAGCGACGGACTGGCCACCATGCGGGTGGACTATACCTACAGCAGCGATGTGGACGAAAAATACCAGGAACTGGTGAGCGTTGTCAACAACAAACGGCGCGACCTCCCCGCAGATAACATCAGCATCGATATACAAAAATTCCAGCCTTCGGATGTGAATATCATGCAGATCGCACTGATATCAGAAAACGCTCCCCGGGACCTGCTGAAATTCCATGCGGAAAAGCTCCAGGAAAAACTGGAAAGGCTTGCCCCGCTGAAAAAAGTGGACATCTACGGCCTGCCGGAACAACAGGTCCGCGCCGAACTGAACCTGGAAAAAATGGCGCAGATGAACCTGCCGGTCAATAATGTGATCAGCAGCCTGCAGAATGAAACCCTCAGCATCCCCGGCGGCAGCATCGATGCGGGGAACAGGACCTTCAACATCAAGACCAGCGGCAACTTCCATTCCCTGCAGGAGATCGCCAACACCATCGTGTACACCGGCAACGGCCGCAACGTGTACCTGAAAGATATTGCAAAAGTGTACTACGGCTACGCCGATGAAACCTATCTGACACGGCTGAACGGCTTCCGCTGCGTATTCGTGGCCGCCGCGCAGAAAGAAGGGGAAAACATCAGCAAAACACAACAGCTATACAAACCCGTTATCGATGAATTCAAACGCACATTGCCCGCAAATATCGACATGGTGCAGCATTTCGATCAGGCGGAAAATGTGAACAGGCGGCTGGGCAGCCTGGGGATCGACTTTATCATCGCCATCATGCTGGTAGCGATCACCCTGCTGCCGCTGGGGTTCCGGCAGGCCGTGATCGTTATGATCTCCATTCCGCTATCGCTTGCCATCGGTATCATTTTATTGCAATTCTTCGGCTATAATCTCAACCAGCTGAGTATTGTAGGACTGGTTGTGGCACTGGGCCTGCTGGTGGATGACAGCATTGTGGTGGTGGAAAATATCGAACGCTGGATGCTGCAGGGGTATAGCGCCACGGAGGCCACGCTGAAAGCCACGAAGCAGATCGGGATGGCCGTAGTGGGATGCACCGTTACCCTGATCATCGCGTTCATGCCGCTGGTCTTCATGCCCGAAGGCTCCGGGGACTTTATCCGCAGCCTGCCATTGGCCGTGATCTTCTGCGTACTGGCGTCCATGGTGGTATCACTCACCATCATCCCCTTCCTTACCAGCAAAATACTGAAACCGCATACCGGGCATCCGGATGGCAACATCTTCATGCGCGGCCTTAAAAAGCTCATCAGCGGGAGTTATGCACGGCTGCTGGACAAGGCCCTGCAAAGGCCCGTGCTCACCATTGTGTCCACAGTCATCATCTTCGGCGCGGCCATGTATATATTTCAGCTCATCGGCTTCAGTCTCTTCCCGCCTTCCGAAAAACCGCAGTTCCTGATCAATATCACTACTCCGCCCCAATCCAGCATCGCCTATACCAACAGCGTGGCGAAGGATATAGAAAAGGCCCTGCAGCAGGAAAACGCCGTAAAATACTTTGCCACCAATGTAGGTAAGGGCAATCCCCGCATCTATTACAATGTTGTGCAGGAAAACGAGCATAGCGATTTTGCACAGATCTTCGTACAGCTGGACGAACACACCAGTCCAACCGGCAAACTGGCGTTAATAGAAAAACTCCGCAGCGCCTGGACGCCCTACCCCGGCGCCAAAGTGGAGGTCAAGAATTTCGAGCAGGGACCGCCGGTGGTAGCACCGGTGGAAGTACGGCTTTTCGGGGACGATCTGGATACCCTGCGGCGGCTGGCCGGGCAGGTGGACCTGCTGCTCCGGCAAACGCCCGGCACCATCTACGTGGATAACCCGGTAGATCTCCTCAAAAGCGATATACGTGTGGATATTATGCCCGAAAAAGCGCAACAGCTGGGCGTTCCCTTCGTTCAGATAGACCGTACGGTACGCCTGGCCGTAGCGGGACTGTCGCTGGGCAGATACACCGATCATAACACGAACGACTACACTATACTACTGACCCGGGAGCATGATGGCAGGCCTACGCTCGATGCTTTCAACAATCTGTATGTGAACAGCCTGCAGGGCAAGGCCATCCCATTGTCACAGGTGGCTACGCTGAAAATGGAGACCTCGCCGGTGAACATCAATCACCAGGAAAAAAGAAGGGTCGTGTCCGTGAAAGCATTCTTGCAGCAGGGGTTCCTGGCCAACCGGGTAATTGATGATGTAGTGGCGGACATGAACAGCATGCAGCTGCCTGCGGGGTACAGCTATGAAATGGGCGGGGAGGTGGAATCCCGGCAGCAATCCTTCGGTGGTTTTCTTAATGTCATCATTGTTACGGCATTCCTGTTCATAGCTGTACTGATCCTGGAATTCCGGACCTTCAAAAGCACGCTGATCATTCTTTCCGTTATCCCCCTTGGGATCGTGGGCGCAGCCACCGCATTGTGGATCACCGGCAATTCGCTTTCCTTCGTGGCGATCATCGGCCTGATCGCGCTGGCCGGCATTGAAGTGAAGAATACGATCCTGCTGGTGGATTTCACCAACCAGCTGCGGGAACAGGGTAAAAGTCTGGATGAAGCGATACGCGAAGCCGGGGAAGTACGTTTTCTACCAATCGTGCTGACCTCGCTTACCGCCATCGGCGGGTTAATACCGATCGCTATTTCAGATAATCCGCTGATAGCGCCGCTGGCAATCGTACTGATCGGCGGGCTGATCAGCTCTACGCTTTTGTCAAGAGTGGTTACACCGGTGGTTTACAAACTTATTCCACCAAAAGTGCAGGTGTACTGATATGCCGGATCCCGTAATAACCGTAAAAATGCTGAAAATGAAATGCGCATTCACTCCCCCTTCGTCAACAGCCGGATTGCCGGCAGGGAACAAACCCAGAGCCGGGCCACTGCAGGCATGCTAATTTGCCGCGGAGGCGCCGGCATATATCTGCTCGATCTCGTTTTTATATTTGTCCATGATCACCTTGCGCCGCAGGCTCAGCTTCGGCGTCATCTCGCCGGTTTCCACGCCCCATTCCTGCGGCAGCAGCGCAAATTTCTTGATCTGTTCCACATGGTTGAAGGAACTGTTGTAACGCTCCACCACTTTTTCATACATGGCGATCACTTCCGGTTTCTTTATGGCCTCTTCGTTGGTGGTGAACGGGATGTTCTGCTGCCCCATCCATCTGCGCAGCATATTGAAAGAAGGTACGATCAGTGCGGAAACGAATTTCCTTTCCGAGCCGATGACCATCAGCTGTTCGATGAACGGGCTTTCCTTGCATTTGTTCTCTATCGGCTGCGGGGCCACGTATTTGCCGCCGCTGGTCTTGAACAGCTCCTTCTTGCGATCGGTGATCTTGAGGAATTTCCCGTTGATGAGCTGCCCGATGTCACCGGTATGCAGCCATCCGTCAATGATCGTTTCCGCTGTAAGGTCCGGCCGCTTGTAATATCCCTTCATCATGGAAGGCCCTTTTACGCAGATCTCCCCGTCCTCCGTGAACTTCAGTTCCACGCCTTCGATCAACGGGCCGGTAGTGCCGAACATGGTATTGCCCGGAGGATACCGGCGGTTCACACTGATAACGGGGCTGTTCTCCGTGGGGCCATACCCTTCATACACCGGTATTTTCGCGGAGCTGAATATCCGCAGCAGGTTTTCCTGGCAGGCGGCGCCGCCGGTAACGATAAAGCTGATATTACCGCCAAGCGCTTCGCGCCATTTGGAAAAAATGAGTTTGTTGGCCAGCGC
This genomic stretch from Chitinophaga sp. XS-30 harbors:
- a CDS encoding efflux RND transporter permease subunit; translation: MKISAYAVKNYQFTLVIFIMIIALGITTILNMPRSEDPEMHAPTYTVIAVYPGTSPKDMEELIVDPLEKEIFGLENILRIRTQISDGLATMRVDYTYSSDVDEKYQELVSVVNNKRRDLPADNISIDIQKFQPSDVNIMQIALISENAPRDLLKFHAEKLQEKLERLAPLKKVDIYGLPEQQVRAELNLEKMAQMNLPVNNVISSLQNETLSIPGGSIDAGNRTFNIKTSGNFHSLQEIANTIVYTGNGRNVYLKDIAKVYYGYADETYLTRLNGFRCVFVAAAQKEGENISKTQQLYKPVIDEFKRTLPANIDMVQHFDQAENVNRRLGSLGIDFIIAIMLVAITLLPLGFRQAVIVMISIPLSLAIGIILLQFFGYNLNQLSIVGLVVALGLLVDDSIVVVENIERWMLQGYSATEATLKATKQIGMAVVGCTVTLIIAFMPLVFMPEGSGDFIRSLPLAVIFCVLASMVVSLTIIPFLTSKILKPHTGHPDGNIFMRGLKKLISGSYARLLDKALQRPVLTIVSTVIIFGAAMYIFQLIGFSLFPPSEKPQFLINITTPPQSSIAYTNSVAKDIEKALQQENAVKYFATNVGKGNPRIYYNVVQENEHSDFAQIFVQLDEHTSPTGKLALIEKLRSAWTPYPGAKVEVKNFEQGPPVVAPVEVRLFGDDLDTLRRLAGQVDLLLRQTPGTIYVDNPVDLLKSDIRVDIMPEKAQQLGVPFVQIDRTVRLAVAGLSLGRYTDHNTNDYTILLTREHDGRPTLDAFNNLYVNSLQGKAIPLSQVATLKMETSPVNINHQEKRRVVSVKAFLQQGFLANRVIDDVVADMNSMQLPAGYSYEMGGEVESRQQSFGGFLNVIIVTAFLFIAVLILEFRTFKSTLIILSVIPLGIVGAATALWITGNSLSFVAIIGLIALAGIEVKNTILLVDFTNQLREQGKSLDEAIREAGEVRFLPIVLTSLTAIGGLIPIAISDNPLIAPLAIVLIGGLISSTLLSRVVTPVVYKLIPPKVQVY